From Alphaproteobacteria bacterium, the proteins below share one genomic window:
- a CDS encoding YicC/YloC family endoribonuclease produces MNDEKSAAIASMTGFARAEGGDETCTWVWEIKSVNGRGLDVRSRLPIGFDALEPGVRSAVSERLGRGSVSVNLKLNRNAGGQAVSINRQLVDQLIEVAAEYGDRAGVEAARVDGLLAIRGVIEVAEEEDGEAERAARELALRKSLGCALDGLVEARRAEGARIEAVLTAQLDDIAALTASARDQAGAQPEAILARLKEQLAALGEGGIDADRLAQEAALLALKADVREELDRLEAHVAAARELLADGTVIGRRLDFLAQEFNREANTLCSKSSDVELTALGLELKSTIDRLREQVQNIE; encoded by the coding sequence ATGAACGACGAAAAATCCGCAGCCATCGCCAGCATGACCGGCTTTGCCCGGGCCGAGGGCGGCGACGAGACCTGCACTTGGGTCTGGGAGATCAAAAGCGTCAACGGCCGTGGCCTCGACGTACGCAGCCGCCTGCCCATCGGTTTCGATGCCCTGGAGCCCGGGGTGCGCAGTGCCGTGAGCGAACGCCTGGGCCGGGGCAGCGTCTCGGTAAACCTCAAGCTCAACCGCAATGCCGGCGGCCAGGCCGTAAGCATCAACCGCCAGCTGGTCGACCAGCTGATCGAGGTGGCGGCCGAATACGGCGACCGGGCCGGTGTCGAGGCGGCCCGCGTCGACGGCTTGCTGGCTATCCGCGGCGTCATCGAGGTCGCCGAAGAAGAGGACGGTGAGGCCGAACGCGCGGCCCGCGAGCTGGCCTTGCGCAAGTCTCTGGGCTGCGCGCTCGACGGACTGGTCGAGGCGCGCCGGGCCGAGGGAGCGCGTATCGAAGCCGTGCTGACGGCCCAGCTCGACGATATCGCGGCCCTGACGGCGTCAGCGCGCGACCAAGCTGGGGCCCAGCCCGAGGCCATCCTGGCCCGCCTCAAGGAGCAGCTGGCGGCGCTCGGCGAGGGCGGCATCGATGCCGACCGTCTGGCCCAGGAGGCGGCGCTGCTGGCACTCAAGGCCGACGTGCGCGAGGAACTCGACCGGCTCGAGGCCCACGTCGCGGCGGCCCGCGAGCTGCTGGCCGACGGCACGGTTATCGGCCGGCGCCTCGATTTCCTGGCCCAGGAGTTCAACCGCGAAGCCAACACGCTGTGTTCCAAGTCCAGCGACGTCGAGTTGACGGCACTGGGCCTCGAGCTCAAGAGCACCATCGACCGCCTGCGCGAGCAGGTACAGAATATTGAATAG